Proteins from one Juglans microcarpa x Juglans regia isolate MS1-56 chromosome 1S, Jm3101_v1.0, whole genome shotgun sequence genomic window:
- the LOC121246579 gene encoding wound-induced protein 1 — translation MRLLTGTAPASATSFRFVPQSITSFGPTVLVEGCDHALSISWVHACTVSDGIITQIREYFNTSLTVTRLRNSGPSSPPSDLASTRSSSSTAAITPLHCPSLWESSVSSWVGKSVPGLVLAI, via the coding sequence ATGCGCCTTCTAACCGGCACTGCCCCAGCCTCTGCCACATCCTTCCGATTCGTCCCGCAGTCCATCACTTCCTTCGGGCCCACCGTCCTTGTCGAGGGCTGCGACCACGCCCTCTCTATTTCCTGGGTTCATGCCTGCACCGTCTCTGATGGGATAATTACTCAGATCAGGGAGTACTTCAACACGTCCCTTACCGTCACGCGCCTCCGGAACTCCGGTCCATCGTCACCGCCATCAGATTTAGCTTCCACAAGGTCCTCATCATCGACGGCTGCGATCACGCCCCTCCATTGCCCGTCCCTTTGGGAGAGCAGCGTCTCCAGTTGGGTCGGAAAGTCCGTGCCGGGTCTGGTCCTGGCAATATAG